From Gossypium raimondii isolate GPD5lz chromosome 11, ASM2569854v1, whole genome shotgun sequence:
CGATCTTGGCTTGAACAAGGACGCCAAGTTGGTGAACAAGTAATTCCATTGGCGAGGAATTTCAATGGTGCTGATATTGAGTATGGCCACAATATTACAGTATGTAACCGATCTTAAATAGcagtctttttcctttttcaatcgTGTAACTAATCATtgttatgaattatatatgatTTCCTGCTAGTCTGCAAAATgttgtcctttttctttttcatctaaAACCTATGGTATGTTCAATTTCTAACTTGATGTGAAATGCTCAGGATCGTACTGTTGAAATGAAGGCAGCGACGACTTCAGCCACTGGTGGTGTGAAAGGATCTCCCTCAAGGCCTGCGGAAGAAGAGACCCGTAAATATGGCACAAGCAGAGAAGTCATGAGCAACAAGTATGCTGCCATGAGAGAACAAAGTCGACAAATATCAAATCCAAAACCGGTGGAGAATAACATAACCTCTGCTAAGGTCTCATTGCTTGAAGTAGGCAATTCGCATCTTGATAACCTCAAGGGTGGGCCATCTGCTGGACTGGCCTCAACATGGCGATCAATGAAAtctggttttcaaaattttaaagcaaatattGAGGCCAGAAAGTTTCTTCCTGTGCACCAGAATCAGGAAGCCACACTCATTTCCCATGTCAACTCATCCGATTCTGAGTCCCTTGACGAGATATTCCAGAGATTGAAACGAGCGTCAGTAGACCACAGTGACGAGAATGAAAATGAGAACGACACAGAAACCAAGTCTACAAGATGATATCAAATTCATTCGGAAAAAAATGTGTCTGTGGAAACTGTGATACGAAATGTACAGAGCTCATTGAATTTTTACAGTCCTGTATGAAAGATGTTTGGGGTCAGCAGCAGGAAATTTCAGACCAATACTATAtgggaaaaataattattccCTGGCTGTATGATTCCAGCTAATTGTAATTTGAATTGAACATTTAGGCATTCAGCTTCTTACACGtgatatataatataatcttttcgtgataaaatctaaaaagcaTCTCTCTTTTGAAGATAAATTCTAGCATCTGAAAAACCTTAGTTGATGCATaagccttttcttttttttttttaattaaagaaccAACATTTATAAAATGCCAATAACAGGATTCAAGATAGAATATTCTTTCCCATTGCATGAACAAGTAAcataggaaaagaaaaagaaatgcacaattttattgaaattgaatccTAGGAAACTAATTCACTCTTCCAATCGTTAATCTCATACTTGTTGAAAGCGTCCTTCTTCCCTTTGAAATGTACTAACTTGGACCAaaacccttttttctttttcccttttttggtCTCTTCATCGTCATCATCCAAGTTTCTTGGTACAAAAGCAATCGATCTACTCTTCTTCAAACCATTAGAGGCACCAAGCTTTACCCCGAAAGACGAGGACATCCCCATGATTCCCATCACCCCGGAACTGTTCCGCATATGGGAATGACTATGTCGAGCCGGGGAGTCAGGGTTTGAAGCCAGAGAGTAATGAGCAGGACAAAAATAGAGTGAAGAAGTAACCCGTGAAGCTTCTTTGTATGAAAGAGTAAGACAAGATAATCTTTCTCTAAGACAAGAAGGGCAAACACCTTGCTTTTCCTGGTGATTTGAGTGCTTCTTACATCCATGCTCTGCTTCACAATACTCCATATGAGGTTCGTATGTTTTTTTTTGCCCTCCAActgtaaataaattttggttggTTTGTGTATATATAGACGACATGGGGGGAGAACAAATTCCACTTAGCTTCCAAGAAGGTTCCTCATATAACATCGTTCGCCTTTACATGTTAGTGTGAGTGTAGTAGATCAATGTTAAGTTCATCACCGTTGGATCATGTAGATGAAAATCTTCACAATGGTCCATGACATTAGCTTTCTTACCCTCACATGTAATAGGACAAAATGACTTGGAAGTTGGATTTTActatataaaagaattaaatgttaaaattaaataagtaattgtaaaaaaaaccaACGCAACCCATTTATACAGTTTATTGAAATctgttgaatttatttttgaaaaccataaaaatgtgtattataaaattattaatatattatttttgaaaataatttgtttatgagatttGGAATAACGTTAAGACGTGGAAAGGATAAAAGGGTCTCGAGCCACGGCGG
This genomic window contains:
- the LOC105804174 gene encoding uncharacterized protein LOC105804174 — its product is MEYCEAEHGCKKHSNHQEKQGVCPSCLRERLSCLTLSYKEASRVTSSLYFCPAHYSLASNPDSPARHSHSHMRNSSGVMGIMGMSSSFGVKLGASNGLKKSRSIAFVPRNLDDDDEETKKGKKKKGFWSKLVHFKGKKDAFNKYEINDWKSELVS